A single Dehalococcoidia bacterium DNA region contains:
- the pstC gene encoding phosphate ABC transporter permease subunit PstC has product MKPSFRRSQEKIEAGAGVTPLAAGLRRRHRPGERLVEWFIAFNGLLAVAILVGIFAFLLKEGLPFFADVNPWKFITGTKWYPVSDPPTFGLMPSLVSTLWVTLIAAAVAVPIGIACAAYLSEVAPQWLREIAKPVIELLAGIPSVVIGFIGLMVLAPFIKDFLNLNTGLVGVTAGIMLAVMSLPLIISISEDAMAAVPDEYRKASYALGSTRWQTIRHVIIPSALSGISAAVMLGIGRAIGETMTVLMVAGGALSVPGSPLEPMRPMTATIAAEINNSVQGGLQYHALFAIGMVLFILTFMINLIADLVLERQRRKFSR; this is encoded by the coding sequence ATGAAACCTTCTTTTCGCCGATCACAAGAGAAGATCGAGGCTGGCGCCGGGGTTACGCCCCTGGCTGCCGGCCTCAGGCGCCGCCACCGGCCCGGCGAGCGGCTCGTTGAGTGGTTCATCGCCTTCAACGGATTGCTAGCGGTGGCTATCCTCGTCGGCATTTTTGCTTTCCTGCTCAAGGAAGGCCTCCCCTTCTTCGCCGACGTCAACCCCTGGAAGTTCATCACCGGCACAAAGTGGTATCCGGTGTCGGACCCGCCCACCTTCGGGCTGATGCCGTCGCTGGTATCCACGCTGTGGGTGACCTTGATCGCCGCGGCTGTGGCAGTGCCCATAGGCATAGCCTGCGCTGCCTATCTCTCCGAAGTGGCCCCTCAATGGCTCCGCGAAATAGCCAAACCGGTCATCGAACTGCTGGCCGGCATTCCTTCGGTGGTCATCGGCTTTATCGGGCTGATGGTGCTGGCGCCTTTCATCAAGGATTTTCTCAACCTGAATACTGGACTTGTAGGGGTCACGGCCGGAATTATGTTGGCAGTAATGAGCTTGCCCCTGATTATCAGCATCTCGGAGGACGCGATGGCAGCAGTCCCCGATGAATACCGCAAGGCCTCTTACGCCCTCGGGTCCACCAGATGGCAGACCATCCGGCATGTCATCATCCCTTCGGCTCTTTCCGGAATCAGCGCCGCTGTCATGCTTGGGATCGGCCGGGCGATCGGCGAGACGATGACGGTGCTCATGGTGGCCGGAGGGGCACTTTCCGTTCCAGGGTCTCCCCTGGAACCTATGCGACCGATGACCGCCACCATCGCTGCCGAGATCAACAATTCCGTCCAGGGCGGGTTGCAGTATCACGCCCTCTTTGCCATAGGGATGGTGCTTTTCATTCTGACGTTCATGATCAACCTGATCGCCGACCTGGTGCTGGAAAGACAGCGGAGGAAATTCTCCCGATGA
- a CDS encoding phosphate ABC transporter substrate-binding protein — MHKRHYLAVLAGVILITVMATLLVACSSSDDNKTSTSTGTQSTVSGNINIKGSDTMVNLGARWAEGFMDEHSKVSISVTGGGSGTGIAALINKTTDICQASRSMTAQETANAQKNGVNPVEFIVALDGLSVVVNPSNAVNELNFQQLSDIYTGKITNWKDVGGKDASILVLSRDTNSGTHVFFKEHVVQMAGMPTADKKLEYGSKVLMMASSKTGIEEVSSNSNAIFYVGLGYVTDKVKGLAIKKIETDVAVSASVQTVKDGSYPVARPLFFYTNGQPQGATKAFVDWAMGAEGQKIVSELDFVTIN, encoded by the coding sequence ATGCACAAAAGACACTATTTGGCTGTGTTAGCGGGTGTGATACTGATCACCGTCATGGCAACGCTTCTGGTGGCCTGCAGCAGCAGTGATGACAACAAAACATCAACGTCCACGGGGACTCAATCTACGGTGTCCGGCAACATCAATATCAAAGGTTCCGACACCATGGTCAACCTGGGAGCCCGCTGGGCTGAGGGCTTCATGGATGAGCATTCCAAAGTCTCCATCTCCGTCACCGGGGGCGGCTCCGGCACCGGCATCGCTGCCCTGATCAACAAGACCACCGATATCTGCCAGGCCTCCCGCTCGATGACTGCCCAGGAAACCGCCAATGCCCAGAAGAACGGCGTCAATCCGGTGGAATTCATCGTGGCGCTGGATGGCCTCTCAGTGGTGGTCAACCCGTCCAATGCGGTCAACGAGCTGAACTTCCAACAGCTCTCCGATATCTACACCGGCAAGATCACCAACTGGAAGGACGTGGGTGGCAAGGATGCCTCCATTCTGGTCCTCTCCAGGGACACCAACTCCGGAACTCATGTGTTCTTCAAAGAGCACGTGGTTCAGATGGCCGGAATGCCCACCGCCGATAAGAAGCTGGAGTACGGTTCCAAGGTGCTGATGATGGCCTCCTCCAAGACCGGCATCGAAGAGGTCTCCAGCAACTCCAATGCCATCTTCTATGTTGGCCTGGGGTACGTCACCGACAAAGTGAAAGGGCTCGCTATCAAGAAGATAGAGACCGATGTTGCCGTTTCCGCCAGCGTTCAGACTGTCAAGGACGGCAGCTATCCCGTGGCCCGTCCACTCTTCTTCTACACCAACGGCCAGCCTCAGGGGGCGACCAAGGCATTTGTAGACTGGGCGATGGGAGCCGAGGGGCAGAAGATCGTATCTGAACTGGACTTTGTGACCATAAACTGA
- a CDS encoding arsenate reductase ArsC, with product MKRVLFICVRNSGRSQMGEAFFNRMAKGKAFAVSAGTQPASDIDPTVREAMAEVGIHMRGQKPKILTPGFFDHADRVVTMGCGVEDTCPASFVPAEDWGLEDPSGQPLEKVRQIRDQIKARVEQLVSEINQTEENRAVIS from the coding sequence ATGAAAAGGGTCTTATTTATCTGCGTTCGCAACTCCGGGAGAAGTCAAATGGGGGAAGCCTTCTTCAACCGGATGGCTAAAGGAAAAGCCTTCGCCGTCTCCGCCGGTACCCAACCGGCATCTGATATCGATCCCACGGTGAGAGAAGCTATGGCAGAGGTGGGAATCCATATGAGAGGCCAAAAGCCTAAGATATTGACTCCGGGGTTTTTCGACCATGCAGACCGGGTGGTGACCATGGGGTGTGGCGTCGAGGACACTTGTCCGGCCTCTTTCGTCCCTGCCGAAGATTGGGGACTAGAAGACCCCTCCGGGCAACCGCTGGAGAAGGTCCGTCAGATAAGGGATCAGATCAAGGCCAGGGTCGAGCAACTGGTCAGTGAAATCAATCAAACAGAAGAGAACCGCGCGGTTATTTCTTAA
- a CDS encoding ATP-binding protein, with protein MFGSIRWRTALAFTVLILICITGLSSYLAHFFGENYKDNLRDQLASQAILVKDSASLDFTNGNAADLDTLAKRLGKQIDARITIIAKDGTVLGDSLDDPTVMENHRNRPELIQALAEGKGSSIRHSTTLGYDMMYVAVPVIINGETVGVARVALPLNEIDRSLDHINRTIIWGSLIAAVASILLALQLSKITIDPVKKLTHMAGKMAEGEFEQELPITSSDEVGELAKAFNHMAARIKEMVGLLTAERDRMALILSNMGDGIFLVNCESRISIINQAAQEMLRITEEGVLGRSFIEAVRDYELNDLLQRCLKSGKQQTGMVEISQRKQFIGAIATPLPDKGGCLLLLHDLTEIRRLEAVRRDFVANVSHELRTPIASLKALNETLQDGAIDDPAVAKDFLARMNTEVDRLAQMVQELGELSRIESGQMQIQKRPFDIAEVTRSAAARMETPAVRAGLTLSADIAPNLPQALGDRDRIEQVLINLLHNAIKFTPPGGRIDISARSEGNDIMVSVSDTGAGISTQDLPRIFERFYKVDKARSGGGTGLGLAIAKHIIQAHGGEIWAQSAEGKGSIFSFRLPQASHL; from the coding sequence ATGTTTGGCAGCATCCGGTGGCGAACTGCTCTGGCTTTTACCGTGCTCATCCTGATTTGCATTACCGGGCTGAGCTCCTATCTGGCGCACTTCTTCGGAGAAAACTACAAGGACAATCTCAGAGACCAGCTTGCCAGTCAGGCGATTCTGGTGAAAGATAGCGCGTCCCTCGACTTCACCAATGGCAACGCAGCCGATCTGGATACCCTGGCCAAGCGGTTGGGAAAGCAGATCGATGCCCGCATTACCATCATTGCCAAAGACGGAACGGTGCTGGGGGATTCGCTGGATGATCCGACAGTGATGGAAAACCACCGCAACCGACCGGAGCTTATACAGGCACTGGCTGAAGGCAAAGGGAGCAGCATTCGCCACAGCACAACCCTGGGCTACGACATGATGTACGTGGCTGTACCGGTGATAATCAACGGAGAGACTGTGGGAGTTGCCCGGGTGGCGTTGCCACTAAATGAAATCGACAGATCCTTGGATCACATCAACCGGACGATTATCTGGGGCAGCCTGATCGCCGCCGTTGCGAGCATCCTGCTGGCATTGCAACTATCGAAAATAACCATCGATCCGGTGAAAAAGCTGACCCACATGGCGGGCAAGATGGCCGAGGGTGAATTCGAACAGGAACTTCCCATCACCTCAAGCGATGAGGTCGGTGAGTTGGCCAAGGCATTCAACCACATGGCGGCTCGAATCAAGGAAATGGTCGGCCTTCTAACCGCCGAGAGAGACCGAATGGCGCTGATCCTTTCGAACATGGGGGACGGCATTTTCCTCGTAAACTGTGAAAGCCGGATATCCATTATCAACCAGGCTGCTCAGGAGATGCTCCGGATAACGGAAGAAGGAGTCCTGGGGCGCTCTTTCATCGAGGCGGTCCGCGACTATGAGTTGAACGATCTCCTCCAGCGCTGCCTCAAATCCGGGAAGCAGCAGACCGGCATGGTGGAAATCTCTCAGAGGAAGCAGTTCATTGGAGCGATTGCCACTCCGCTTCCGGATAAAGGCGGCTGTCTCCTGTTGCTCCATGACCTCACCGAAATCCGGCGTCTGGAGGCAGTGCGCCGCGATTTTGTGGCCAATGTCTCTCACGAACTGCGCACGCCGATTGCCTCCCTCAAGGCCCTCAATGAAACCCTGCAGGACGGGGCAATCGATGATCCTGCCGTGGCCAAAGATTTTCTGGCCAGGATGAACACCGAGGTGGATCGGCTGGCTCAGATGGTGCAAGAACTGGGAGAGTTATCACGGATCGAGAGCGGCCAGATGCAGATTCAAAAGAGGCCTTTCGATATCGCCGAAGTGACCAGAAGTGCGGCGGCAAGGATGGAAACCCCGGCGGTTCGGGCGGGACTCACCCTGAGTGCTGACATAGCCCCTAATTTGCCTCAGGCGTTGGGAGACAGGGATAGAATAGAGCAGGTGCTGATCAACCTGCTCCACAATGCCATTAAATTCACTCCCCCTGGCGGCAGGATCGATATCTCTGCCCGGTCCGAAGGCAATGATATCATGGTCTCGGTGTCCGATACCGGAGCGGGTATTTCCACCCAGGACCTGCCCCGTATCTTTGAGCGTTTCTACAAGGTGGATAAGGCCAGAAGCGGCGGCGGCACCGGCCTCGGCCTGGCCATCGCCAAGCACATCATCCAGGCCCACGGCGGCGAGATCTGGGCTCAGAGCGCAGAAGGCAAGGGTTCAATTTTCAGCTTCCGTTTACCCCAGGCAAGCCATCTCTAA
- a CDS encoding response regulator transcription factor: MRKARILVVEDETSLLEAIAYNLVKEGYEALTAADGLVALELARTQSPDIILLDIMLPGLDGLELCRILRKDMTVPILMLTARADEVDKLVGLEMGADDYMTKPFSMRELLARIKAMLRRMEMMQPQSIKEENILQAADLTIDFSRHEVSVNGKAVSLKPKEFDLLAFLVKHRGQVFSRDHLLEKVWGYDYAGDTRTVDVHIRWLRERTETDPAHPNHLLTVRGVGYKFEG; this comes from the coding sequence GTGAGGAAGGCCCGAATCCTGGTGGTGGAAGACGAAACCAGCCTGCTGGAGGCCATTGCCTATAACCTGGTCAAGGAAGGTTATGAGGCCCTCACAGCTGCCGATGGCCTGGTGGCGCTGGAATTGGCTCGTACCCAATCCCCCGATATCATATTGCTGGATATCATGCTCCCCGGTCTGGACGGACTGGAGCTCTGCCGGATTCTCCGCAAGGATATGACCGTTCCCATACTGATGCTCACCGCCAGAGCCGACGAGGTGGACAAGCTGGTGGGCCTGGAGATGGGGGCCGACGATTATATGACCAAGCCCTTCAGCATGAGAGAATTGCTGGCTCGAATCAAGGCCATGCTGCGCCGCATGGAAATGATGCAGCCGCAGTCAATCAAGGAAGAAAACATCCTGCAAGCCGCCGATCTGACCATCGATTTCTCCCGCCATGAAGTCAGCGTGAACGGAAAAGCCGTTTCACTCAAGCCCAAGGAGTTCGATTTGCTGGCCTTCCTGGTGAAGCATCGAGGACAGGTATTTTCCCGCGATCACCTGCTGGAAAAGGTCTGGGGTTATGATTATGCCGGCGATACCCGCACGGTGGACGTGCACATCCGCTGGCTGAGGGAACGCACCGAAACGGACCCGGCGCACCCAAACCACCTCTTGACTGTTCGAGGGGTAGGCTATAAGTTCGAGGGCTGA
- a CDS encoding metal ABC transporter permease yields the protein MIDALQYDFMQNAVLAGLLASVACGIIGTYVIVKRIVFISEGIAHASFGGIGLGYWLGFSPVTGALIFAVGSALGIGMITRKTRLAEDTAIGILLTMGMALGVMFIGLAPGYAPDLFSYLFGNILTVPDSDLILMLALDVIIVGIVAALYKEFLAVTFDEEFGTVIGIPVNILYLLLLCMIALTVVLLIRVVGIILVVALLTIPTALARQFTHNLFKMMLLSVFFGMVFTFGGLWLSYEFDVASGATIILLGGTVLFANFGVSKLLSLRR from the coding sequence ATGATCGATGCACTTCAATACGACTTCATGCAGAATGCCGTGCTGGCGGGACTGCTGGCTTCTGTGGCCTGCGGGATCATCGGGACTTACGTTATTGTCAAGCGGATCGTCTTCATCAGCGAGGGCATTGCCCATGCCTCTTTCGGCGGCATCGGCCTGGGATACTGGCTGGGCTTCAGCCCGGTTACCGGAGCCTTGATCTTTGCCGTGGGCTCCGCTCTGGGGATCGGCATGATCACCCGGAAGACGCGGCTGGCCGAAGACACTGCCATCGGCATACTGCTGACAATGGGCATGGCGCTGGGGGTCATGTTTATCGGACTGGCTCCGGGTTATGCGCCGGACCTTTTCAGCTATCTTTTCGGCAACATCCTGACAGTCCCCGACTCCGATTTGATCCTGATGCTGGCGCTGGATGTGATTATCGTCGGAATCGTCGCCGCCCTCTATAAGGAATTTCTGGCGGTCACGTTCGATGAGGAGTTCGGCACGGTGATCGGCATACCGGTAAACATCTTGTATCTTCTGCTGCTATGCATGATCGCGCTGACCGTGGTTCTCCTGATCCGTGTGGTCGGCATCATCCTCGTGGTGGCGTTGTTGACCATCCCCACAGCCCTGGCAAGGCAATTCACACACAATCTCTTCAAAATGATGCTGCTCTCCGTCTTTTTCGGGATGGTTTTCACCTTCGGCGGACTGTGGCTCTCCTACGAGTTCGATGTCGCTTCCGGGGCCACCATTATCCTCCTCGGTGGAACGGTGCTTTTTGCCAACTTCGGGGTCTCAAAGTTGCTCAGCCTGCGAAGATGA
- a CDS encoding ABC transporter ATP-binding protein, whose translation MGNEIVKLDNIGVQYNDVPVLEGISFSIERNDFLGIIGPNGGGKTTLLRVILGLAKPTHGTITAFGQPPQKSRSRIGYVPQHNLFDREFPINVWDVVLMGRFANVGLFKRYGEADRLKAEQALREVNMLEYRNRQIGKLSGGEQQRVFIARALVTDPEMLLLDEPTASVDATHQTEFYEILEKLKRKMAIVLVSHDISAVSIYVDKIACLNRQLFHHGSPEIEASVLEATYKCPVQMIAHGEIPHRVLKEH comes from the coding sequence ATGGGCAACGAGATCGTCAAACTCGACAACATAGGGGTACAGTACAATGACGTTCCTGTGCTGGAGGGAATTTCCTTCTCCATCGAGCGGAATGATTTCCTCGGCATCATCGGGCCGAATGGCGGCGGGAAGACCACGCTGCTGAGGGTGATCCTTGGTTTGGCCAAGCCCACTCACGGGACGATCACCGCATTCGGGCAACCTCCGCAAAAGAGCCGCTCCCGAATCGGATATGTCCCCCAGCACAATCTGTTCGACCGGGAATTTCCTATCAACGTCTGGGATGTGGTGTTGATGGGCCGGTTCGCCAATGTGGGCCTTTTCAAGAGGTATGGCGAGGCAGACAGGCTCAAGGCGGAACAAGCCTTGCGGGAAGTGAACATGCTGGAATACCGCAACCGGCAAATCGGGAAGCTCTCCGGCGGAGAACAGCAGAGAGTCTTCATTGCCCGCGCTCTGGTAACTGATCCTGAGATGCTGCTTCTGGATGAACCCACGGCCAGCGTCGATGCGACGCATCAGACCGAGTTCTATGAGATTCTGGAAAAACTGAAGCGAAAAATGGCAATCGTTCTGGTCTCCCACGATATCAGCGCCGTATCGATCTATGTCGATAAGATTGCCTGCCTCAACCGGCAGTTGTTCCATCACGGGTCTCCGGAAATCGAGGCGTCTGTTCTGGAAGCTACCTACAAGTGCCCGGTGCAGATGATCGCCCACGGAGAAATACCCCATCGGGTGTTGAAAGAGCACTAA